The sequence CACCACCTCCGCCATAAGTATATACCATGTATGTACCATATGTAAACCACTTGTTGCAAAAAAGTGGGCATGATATAGTACATATATAGTACAGGGGGAGGCTACATAATGGGTGAAGCTCAATTAGTGAACCGGACCAAATTTGTTTCTTCCTTAAAAAATGAGCTGGTGCCTCTGTTTAACCAGCTTTCTGCGGATACCAGAGTACCAAAATCCCGCCTTTTGGACGAGGCCATTGAGGACCTGCTCAAAAAATACGAAAAAAGGAGGGCGCTCGACTGAGCGCCCTCCTTTTTTCATTCAGATCTTCGCCTCATTGGACTGGAATGCCTCCAGGGCCTCCTGGTCCTCCTCGCGCTTCTCCTCAATGGCCTGCTGGAGGAGCATATCCTTCACCTTCATCAGGCGAATGGTGGCGGCGCGCTCGTTTTCGTCCAGCTTCATGGAGATATACTTGATGGACTCCTCCATCTGGGGGATCTTCACATACTCCAGGGCGTTGACCCGGCGGCGGGTCTTTTCGATCTCCTCCGCCAAAAGCTGAGAGGTCTTTTCCACCTCCGCCAGGCGCAGCATATCCTGGAACACCCCCGCCAGCGCGTCCACGGCGTCGTCCAGGGCGCCGGAGGTGGCGGCGAAGCCATAGGGATAGATGTCCCCCTGGTCCTCGTTTTTGGTCTTGAAGTGGTACTCGGGCACGTTGACCGACATGATGTTCTGGAAGCTCATGGTCAGGTCCACGGACTGTTTGGGGTACATGAGGGACTGCTCCAGCATCTCGGTGGACATGAGGGCGGAGGCCACGGTAAAAGACCCGTGGGCCCGCATCAGAGCTTCCTCCACCTTGGC is a genomic window of Intestinimonas massiliensis (ex Afouda et al. 2020) containing:
- a CDS encoding ribbon-helix-helix domain-containing protein codes for the protein MGEAQLVNRTKFVSSLKNELVPLFNQLSADTRVPKSRLLDEAIEDLLKKYEKRRALD
- a CDS encoding V-type ATP synthase subunit D, with the translated sequence MPAINVNPTRMELTRLKGRLKTARRGHKLLKDKRDELMKQFLDVVRENRALRAKVEEALMRAHGSFTVASALMSTEMLEQSLMYPKQSVDLTMSFQNIMSVNVPEYHFKTKNEDQGDIYPYGFAATSGALDDAVDALAGVFQDMLRLAEVEKTSQLLAEEIEKTRRRVNALEYVKIPQMEESIKYISMKLDENERAATIRLMKVKDMLLQQAIEEKREEDQEALEAFQSNEAKI